In a single window of the Cucumis melo cultivar AY chromosome 11, USDA_Cmelo_AY_1.0, whole genome shotgun sequence genome:
- the LOC127143869 gene encoding CASP-like protein 4A3: MQALEFGPGKPLLLVTWYGSYTGTEVASANPPSPRPVAANRAQPSEPIVVTKVDTEIQGVRKVEEVSDSDGDGDVESADGGKVGRGRKLMDSLSIKKIKEELRKKILLGFRICGFAFCLVSVSAMASDKDQGWALDSFYRYKEFRYCMAVNVIGFVYSALQSYDLVYFLSTGKHMIRNHFKQYFDFFIDQASFYFGLKLGF, encoded by the exons ATGCAGGCACTCGAGTTCGGTCCAGGTAAGCCTCTTCTTCTTGTGACTTGGTATGGATCATACACAGGCACAGAAGTCGCCTCCGCTAATCCTCCATCTCCCAGACCTGTAGCAGCCAACCGCGCGCAGCCATCTGAGCCGATTGTTGTGACGAAGGTGGATACTGAAATACAGGGGGTGCGGAAGGTGGAGGAGGTTAGCGATAGTGATGGCGATGGCGATGTAGAGAGTGCCGATGGCGGTAAGGTTGGGCGAGGACGGAAGTTGATGGATAGTTTATCGATTAAGAAAATTAAGGAGGAATTGAGGAAGAAGATCTTGTTAGGGTTTAGAATTTGTGGATTTGCCTTCTGTTTGGTCTCGGTTTCGGCTATGGCTTCTGATAAGGATCAGGGCTGGGCTTTGGATTCATTCTATCGCTATAAGGAATTCCG GTACTGTATGGCAGTGAATGTTATTGGATTTGTTTACTCTGCACTTCAATCCTATGATCTTGTCTATTTTCTCTCTACTGGAAAACACATGATCCGTAATCACTTCAAGCAATACTTCGATTTCTTCATTGATCAGGCAAGTTTCTATTTTGGCTTGAAATTGGGTTTCTGA